The following proteins come from a genomic window of Deltaproteobacteria bacterium:
- a CDS encoding N-acyl homoserine lactonase family protein, producing MKLYFFEAGVLKSYKQYFTMGLGVGEPFDVPVPFLLIEHPKGIVLFDTGNALEVVKNKKAHWGDILAAYDPVMSEEQWCVNAIQKVGYKPKDVKYVILSHLHLDHAGCVGHFPNARYIVQRDELHYAYTPDYFMKLAYIRKDFDKPVDWLILNGWRDDKFDLFNDGKLIIYLTPGHTPGHQSILVNLPKTGPMFFAADSCYTLENLNNNVLSGLAWNFGESVKSVERMKALQSLHGAQIVTGHDPEGWKAYKQAPKFYE from the coding sequence ATGAAACTTTATTTTTTTGAAGCGGGTGTTTTGAAGAGTTATAAGCAGTATTTCACAATGGGATTAGGTGTTGGGGAACCATTTGACGTCCCGGTGCCTTTTCTACTCATTGAACATCCCAAAGGGATTGTTCTTTTTGATACCGGGAACGCCCTGGAGGTGGTAAAAAACAAAAAGGCTCACTGGGGAGATATCTTGGCCGCGTATGACCCTGTCATGTCAGAAGAGCAGTGGTGTGTGAATGCGATTCAGAAAGTGGGATATAAACCCAAAGATGTCAAGTATGTCATTTTATCACATCTCCATCTCGATCATGCAGGATGCGTAGGGCATTTCCCTAATGCAAGGTACATTGTACAGCGTGATGAGTTGCACTATGCCTATACCCCCGATTACTTTATGAAGCTTGCCTACATTCGTAAAGATTTTGATAAGCCGGTCGACTGGCTTATATTGAATGGCTGGAGAGATGATAAATTCGATTTATTCAATGACGGTAAACTCATCATTTATCTTACTCCTGGCCACACACCGGGACATCAATCCATTCTTGTGAACTTGCCGAAAACAGGCCCCATGTTTTTCGCAGCTGATTCGTGTTATACATTGGAAAATTTGAACAACAATGTACTATCCGGTCTCGCATGGAATTTCGGGGAATCTGTAAAGTCCGTTGAAAGGATGAAGGCTCTACAATCACTTCATGGAGCTCAGATCGTAACGGGGCACGATCCGGAAGGCTGGAAAGCTTACAAGCAGGCGCCGAAATTTTACGAATAG
- a CDS encoding YybS family protein, whose protein sequence is MREERGAFFNNLYTGIAVSSLAFLAASLIPIVGAFFIILTPLPILYYYSKTGRIQGLTIFIVSLFVVAIILIVFGSIINLPFLFISGCSGVILSEIFRKNYSIERTVIYPGMVLLILWCSFIIYQSLISGKQPLLFLEDFIGKNIQESIQFYAQLDIPAEQIDLIRDNFKQITHFFTNIFPALVLVSALFTVWINTLAAREIFQKNGVPYPDFGDLSRWKAPEKLIWFLLASGGMLLMPVEGVMFLGLNLLIICLFVYLLQGLSIVSFIFKTKNVHRIFRMPCYFLIFAQQFIIMLVIAVGVFDLWVDFRKYIKPIAEPSP, encoded by the coding sequence TTGAGAGAAGAAAGGGGTGCATTTTTTAATAATCTATACACGGGTATAGCCGTATCCTCCCTGGCCTTTCTTGCTGCATCGCTGATTCCCATAGTAGGTGCTTTCTTTATTATCCTCACACCCCTGCCAATTCTCTATTATTATTCGAAAACAGGCAGGATACAGGGATTGACAATTTTCATTGTGTCTCTGTTTGTGGTCGCCATAATCCTGATAGTATTCGGTTCAATAATAAATCTCCCTTTCTTGTTTATATCAGGGTGTTCGGGAGTGATCCTTTCAGAAATCTTTCGTAAGAATTATTCTATCGAAAGAACTGTTATTTATCCGGGCATGGTGCTCTTAATACTATGGTGTTCTTTTATCATCTATCAAAGTCTCATCTCGGGAAAACAACCGTTGCTTTTTCTGGAGGATTTTATAGGGAAAAACATTCAAGAAAGCATACAATTCTATGCTCAACTGGATATACCAGCGGAACAGATCGACCTAATCAGAGACAATTTTAAACAGATCACCCATTTTTTTACAAACATTTTTCCTGCTCTTGTCCTGGTAAGTGCATTATTCACAGTATGGATAAATACACTGGCAGCAAGGGAGATATTTCAAAAAAACGGGGTGCCGTATCCCGATTTTGGCGATCTTTCGCGTTGGAAGGCGCCGGAAAAACTGATATGGTTTCTTTTAGCTAGTGGGGGAATGCTTTTAATGCCCGTAGAAGGGGTAATGTTTCTCGGCCTTAATCTTCTGATTATTTGTCTGTTTGTATATCTGCTTCAGGGTCTGTCAATTGTAAGTTTTATATTCAAAACGAAAAACGTTCACAGAATTTTCAGGATGCCATGTTATTTTCTTATTTTTGCTCAACAATTTATCATCATGCTCGTAATTGCTGTCGGTGTGTTTGATCTATGGGTTGATTTTAGAAAATACATTAAGCCGATTGCAGAGCCCTCACCATAA
- the dnaB gene encoding replicative DNA helicase, with protein MKDIDTSLHKVPPQNLEAEQSVIGGILLDNQALNSVLEILDADAFYSEAHRKIFAAIVELYDKNEPSDLITLSNILKSKNQLDQTGGVSYLSSLADNVPSAANISHYSKIVKEKAILRRLIGTATEILNKSYNSAADIDTVLDEAEHAIFEISENKIRPAFSPFKDIIKESVKTIEKLYERKELVTGVPTGYEKIDDITSGLQKSDLIIIAGRPSMGKTAFALNIAQYAALEANTPVAIFSLEMSKEQLALRMLSAEARVDSQRIRRGFLGEADWPRLIAAAGRLSEAQIFIDDSSAISALEMKAKARRLKSEVDLGLIILDYLQLMRSGSYRETSREQEISEISRSLKALAKELRVPVIALSQLNRKLEDRTNKRPQMADLRDSGAIEQDADLIAFIYRDEVYDKSEENPEKGMAEIIIGKQRNGPTGMVKLAFQDKFARFENLARGIDMGS; from the coding sequence ATGAAAGATATCGACACCTCTTTGCATAAAGTACCTCCCCAGAACCTGGAAGCTGAGCAGTCTGTGATCGGAGGAATTCTGCTCGATAACCAGGCGCTGAACAGTGTTCTGGAAATACTTGATGCCGATGCTTTCTACAGCGAAGCCCACCGCAAAATATTCGCTGCGATCGTCGAGCTGTATGACAAAAATGAACCGAGCGACCTCATCACGTTAAGCAATATCTTAAAAAGCAAGAATCAGCTTGATCAAACCGGAGGGGTGTCGTATTTATCTTCTCTTGCAGACAATGTCCCGTCAGCAGCCAACATTTCCCATTACTCGAAGATCGTGAAGGAAAAGGCCATTCTTCGCAGGCTCATCGGCACAGCCACAGAAATTTTAAACAAGAGTTACAACTCAGCGGCAGATATCGATACAGTCCTCGACGAAGCGGAACATGCCATATTTGAAATATCCGAAAATAAAATTAGACCTGCGTTCAGCCCTTTCAAAGACATCATCAAGGAAAGCGTCAAAACCATTGAAAAGTTATACGAGAGGAAAGAACTTGTCACGGGTGTCCCCACAGGTTATGAAAAAATCGACGATATAACCTCCGGATTGCAGAAATCCGATTTGATCATCATAGCAGGCCGTCCAAGCATGGGGAAAACCGCTTTTGCCCTGAATATTGCTCAATATGCAGCGCTCGAAGCGAATACACCCGTTGCAATTTTTTCTCTGGAAATGTCGAAAGAACAACTTGCCCTTCGCATGCTTTCCGCAGAGGCGAGGGTTGATTCTCAAAGAATTAGAAGGGGGTTCCTTGGAGAGGCGGATTGGCCGAGATTGATTGCCGCAGCCGGAAGGCTTTCCGAGGCACAGATATTTATTGACGATTCATCGGCAATCTCCGCTTTAGAAATGAAAGCAAAGGCACGGCGGCTGAAATCCGAGGTTGACCTTGGTTTGATCATCCTTGATTACCTGCAACTCATGAGAAGCGGCAGTTACAGGGAAACATCGAGAGAGCAGGAGATATCGGAAATCAGCCGGTCACTGAAGGCCCTCGCAAAGGAATTGAGGGTCCCGGTTATCGCACTTTCCCAGTTGAACCGGAAGTTGGAAGACAGGACCAACAAGCGTCCGCAAATGGCGGATCTGAGGGATTCAGGAGCCATCGAACAGGATGCAGACTTAATCGCCTTCATTTACAGGGATGAGGTCTACGACAAGTCGGAGGAAAATCCTGAGAAAGGTATGGCTGAGATCATTATCGGCAAGCAAAGAAACGGGCCGACGGGTATGGTTAAACTGGCGTTTCAGGACAAGTTCGCACGCTTTGAAAACCTCGCCAGAGGGATTGATATGGGTTCGTAG
- a CDS encoding DUF1097 domain-containing protein produces the protein MKLLYFPLSLSVGILAALWTYCSIKLGWPTWAAFVGWAFFFVAGDDAKAIAKVGAPTLVGVLFGYLCLYGLKLEGEAGILSISIAVGVAAMALVLMMNWKAFALAPAAFGAFAVFFAVTFGHFKSKDAFALENIFFSLLALVIGIGLGYLSIKIPAWFTKSSQA, from the coding sequence ATGAAATTGCTATACTTTCCACTATCGCTGAGCGTGGGCATCTTAGCGGCTTTGTGGACCTATTGTTCAATTAAGTTGGGTTGGCCGACGTGGGCGGCTTTTGTCGGTTGGGCTTTTTTCTTTGTGGCCGGCGACGACGCAAAAGCTATAGCCAAAGTAGGGGCGCCGACATTGGTTGGTGTTTTGTTCGGCTATCTCTGTCTGTACGGCCTCAAACTCGAAGGAGAAGCCGGTATTCTATCGATATCGATCGCCGTCGGGGTGGCAGCGATGGCGCTGGTGTTGATGATGAATTGGAAAGCATTCGCCCTGGCGCCGGCAGCCTTTGGGGCTTTCGCCGTCTTCTTCGCCGTCACCTTCGGGCACTTCAAGAGCAAAGACGCATTTGCCCTGGAGAACATTTTCTTCAGCCTGCTGGCCTTGGTCATCGGCATCGGTCTGGGGTATTTGTCGATAAAGATTCCGGCTTGGTTTACCAAGTCATCCCAAGCATAA
- the rpsR gene encoding 30S ribosomal protein S18, with amino-acid sequence MPIPSRDTRTPRTDSKPQKKFYHKRKFCRFCTDSEIKIEYKEPLILKDYITDRGKIIPRRITGNCAKHQREVTVAIKRGRTIALLPFVVSEW; translated from the coding sequence ATGCCAATACCATCAAGAGACACAAGGACTCCAAGAACCGACTCAAAACCGCAAAAGAAATTCTACCACAAAAGGAAATTTTGTCGATTTTGTACGGATTCGGAAATTAAAATTGAATATAAAGAGCCCCTTATCTTAAAGGATTATATAACCGATAGGGGCAAGATTATACCCAGGAGAATCACTGGAAATTGCGCGAAGCATCAAAGAGAGGTTACCGTGGCCATAAAAAGGGGAAGGACAATTGCACTCTTGCCTTTTGTTGTTTCCGAGTGGTAA
- a CDS encoding 4-hydroxyphenylacetate 3-hydroxylase family protein: MALKTPEQYEESLRRMNFKVYLMGELVKNVVDHPIIRPSMNSVKMTYALAQDPQHEDLMTAKSHLTGQKINRFCHIHQNTEDLVKKVKMQRLMGQKTGACFQRCVGMDAINAVDSVAFEMDKKLGTTYYERFNKFLRMMQEEDMTVDGAMTDPKGDRSLSPSKQADPDLYTRVVEKRKDGIVVRGAKAHQTGAINSHWILVMPTITMTKEDSDYAVSFVAPADANAIFYIYGRQSCDTRKLEGGEIDVGNLQYGGHEALMVFDDLFVPWENVFMCGEHEFSGALVERFAGYHRQSYGGCKVGVGDVLIGAAALAADYNGVSKVSHVRDKLIEMTHLNETLYACGIACSAEGHKTASGNYLIDLLLANVCKQNVTRLPYEIARLAEDIAGGLMVTMASEKDLRNPEIGKIVAKYLKGVASVPTEHRCRVLRLIENITLGTAAVGYRTESMHGAGSPQAQRIMIARQGNIDHKKKLAKEIAGIKD, encoded by the coding sequence GTGGCACTGAAAACCCCTGAACAATATGAAGAAAGTCTGCGAAGGATGAATTTCAAGGTCTATCTGATGGGGGAACTTGTGAAAAATGTGGTCGATCATCCCATTATCAGACCCTCGATGAATTCCGTGAAAATGACCTATGCCCTAGCCCAGGACCCGCAGCATGAAGATCTCATGACGGCGAAATCCCACCTGACCGGGCAGAAGATCAACCGGTTCTGTCATATCCACCAGAACACGGAGGATCTGGTCAAGAAAGTGAAAATGCAGCGGCTAATGGGCCAGAAGACAGGGGCCTGCTTTCAGCGCTGTGTCGGAATGGACGCCATCAATGCCGTGGACAGCGTCGCCTTCGAAATGGACAAGAAGCTCGGCACAACCTATTATGAACGGTTCAATAAATTTCTGCGGATGATGCAAGAGGAAGACATGACCGTAGACGGCGCCATGACCGACCCCAAGGGGGACCGGAGCCTCTCGCCGAGCAAGCAGGCCGATCCGGACCTCTACACGCGCGTGGTGGAGAAGAGGAAAGACGGCATTGTCGTCCGGGGGGCGAAGGCCCACCAGACGGGGGCCATTAACTCCCACTGGATTCTTGTCATGCCGACGATCACAATGACGAAAGAAGACAGCGATTATGCCGTTTCCTTCGTGGCACCCGCCGACGCCAACGCCATCTTTTACATTTACGGCCGTCAGTCCTGCGACACGCGGAAACTGGAGGGCGGCGAAATCGATGTGGGCAATCTGCAGTACGGCGGCCATGAAGCCCTCATGGTTTTTGACGATCTGTTCGTCCCCTGGGAGAACGTCTTCATGTGCGGTGAGCATGAATTCAGCGGCGCCTTAGTGGAGCGCTTTGCCGGCTATCATCGCCAGAGCTACGGCGGCTGTAAAGTCGGCGTTGGCGATGTGCTCATCGGGGCGGCGGCTCTGGCCGCCGATTACAACGGCGTTTCCAAAGTTTCACACGTCAGGGACAAGCTGATCGAAATGACGCATCTCAATGAAACACTTTACGCCTGCGGGATCGCCTGTTCGGCGGAAGGGCACAAGACCGCATCCGGCAACTACCTGATCGATCTCCTTCTGGCCAATGTCTGCAAGCAGAACGTGACCCGGCTTCCCTATGAGATCGCGAGGCTCGCCGAAGATATTGCCGGAGGATTGATGGTTACGATGGCCTCTGAAAAGGATCTTCGCAACCCGGAGATCGGAAAAATTGTGGCAAAGTATCTCAAGGGAGTTGCATCGGTGCCGACGGAGCATCGTTGCCGGGTCTTGCGGCTGATCGAGAATATCACCCTCGGAACCGCGGCAGTCGGATATCGCACCGAATCCATGCACGGCGCCGGCTCCCCCCAGGCGCAACGGATTATGATTGCGCGCCAGGGCAATATTGACCATAAAAAGAAACTGGCTAAAGAAATTGCCGGGATCAAGGATTGA
- a CDS encoding 4-hydroxybutyrate CoA-transferase, which translates to MNWQDHFNGRTVTAPEAVTKVKSGDRVVTAHACGEPKSLVEAMVDRAGELLNVEIVHMVSMGKARYCLPEYEKSFRHNALYVGGTSRKAIKEGRGDYTPCFFHEIPLLFRDKILPVDVALIHVSPPDKCGFVCLGISVDYTRQAALSAKTVIAQVNPNMPRVGGNSYLHVSDIHYFVPSEEPLIELTPPVIGEVEKAIGSNVANLIKDGDCLQLGIGEIPDAVLTFLGEKKDLGIHSEMISDGAMKLVNEGIINCRKKTFHTGKIVITFAMGTSKFYEWLNDNSMIEAYPVNYTNDPFNIAQNDNIVAINSALLVDLLGQVAADTLGTTQYSGVGGQVDFVRGAARSRGGRSIIALPATAAKGTVSRIAATLMPGQAVTTSRNDVDYVVTEYGIAKLKGKTVKQRAEALIQIAHPQFRNQLRDECRELYGFRVDA; encoded by the coding sequence ATGAATTGGCAAGATCATTTTAATGGACGAACTGTTACAGCCCCTGAAGCCGTAACAAAGGTCAAATCCGGGGATCGGGTGGTTACGGCCCATGCGTGTGGTGAGCCTAAAAGTCTAGTCGAGGCAATGGTTGATCGTGCAGGGGAGCTATTGAATGTGGAGATCGTTCATATGGTCTCCATGGGCAAGGCACGCTACTGCTTGCCGGAGTATGAAAAATCTTTTCGACATAATGCACTTTATGTGGGTGGAACCAGCAGAAAGGCTATCAAGGAAGGACGTGGCGACTATACGCCTTGTTTTTTTCACGAAATTCCCCTGCTTTTCAGAGACAAAATATTACCCGTGGATGTGGCACTGATCCACGTATCTCCTCCGGATAAGTGTGGGTTTGTGTGTCTTGGTATATCCGTCGACTATACGCGGCAGGCTGCGTTGAGTGCCAAAACGGTCATTGCTCAAGTTAATCCTAACATGCCTCGTGTTGGGGGTAACTCATATCTTCACGTTAGTGATATTCATTATTTTGTCCCCTCCGAAGAGCCGCTAATTGAACTCACTCCTCCGGTCATTGGTGAGGTGGAAAAAGCCATTGGCAGTAATGTCGCGAACCTTATAAAGGATGGTGACTGTTTGCAACTTGGAATAGGTGAAATTCCAGATGCAGTCTTAACATTCCTGGGTGAAAAGAAGGATCTCGGTATTCATTCAGAGATGATTTCAGATGGCGCCATGAAGTTAGTTAACGAGGGCATTATCAATTGTCGCAAGAAAACATTCCACACAGGAAAAATCGTCATTACTTTCGCCATGGGGACAAGTAAATTTTATGAGTGGCTCAATGACAATTCGATGATTGAAGCGTATCCTGTCAATTATACCAATGATCCTTTCAACATTGCACAAAACGACAATATTGTAGCCATCAATTCAGCACTGCTGGTGGATCTACTTGGCCAAGTCGCAGCAGACACTCTTGGGACAACGCAATACAGTGGGGTCGGCGGGCAAGTAGATTTTGTACGCGGTGCAGCCCGTTCTCGCGGAGGGCGGAGCATTATTGCCTTGCCTGCAACCGCAGCGAAAGGTACGGTATCTAGGATTGCGGCTACACTCATGCCGGGTCAGGCTGTAACAACCTCGCGTAACGATGTGGACTATGTGGTTACGGAATACGGAATTGCTAAACTGAAGGGCAAAACCGTCAAGCAGAGGGCTGAGGCATTAATCCAGATTGCCCACCCCCAGTTCAGGAATCAGCTTCGGGATGAATGCAGAGAGCTTTATGGCTTCCGGGTCGATGCTTAA
- the rplI gene encoding 50S ribosomal protein L9 — MKVILKVNMESLGKAGDTVKVADGYARNYLVPKGLAVEASSWSLKASEHEKKHILQKIESEKKKAESMIEKLKGVTCTLSRRVGEQDKLFGSVTTKDIEESLVEQGVAINRKMILLEEPIRSLGEFPVKIKLQAGVMTEIKITVVGEA; from the coding sequence ATGAAGGTTATATTGAAAGTAAATATGGAATCTCTGGGAAAAGCCGGAGACACAGTGAAAGTTGCAGACGGTTATGCAAGGAACTATCTGGTTCCCAAGGGACTCGCAGTTGAAGCGAGCAGCTGGTCTCTTAAGGCCTCGGAACACGAAAAAAAGCATATACTGCAGAAGATCGAAAGTGAAAAGAAGAAAGCCGAATCGATGATTGAAAAACTCAAAGGTGTGACCTGTACCCTCTCCCGGCGTGTCGGAGAACAGGACAAGTTATTCGGATCTGTCACCACAAAAGATATTGAGGAGTCCCTCGTCGAACAGGGAGTAGCGATCAATAGAAAAATGATACTCCTTGAAGAACCCATCAGGTCTCTCGGCGAATTTCCCGTCAAGATTAAACTTCAGGCCGGAGTGATGACAGAGATTAAGATTACGGTTGTTGGCGAGGCGTGA
- a CDS encoding sigma 54-interacting transcriptional regulator: MNNLVTFLTDNDRQYDLAQETGVYLTDGSAYTLGVNKAYELLSEIEEREVIGRHMQKLEEEGFYDRSVTLLVLKHKAPITIEQKILRTGKRVVVTGNPIFNQVGDIIFVATTVYPRELCPQVIEGVESMFPFSPITNIVAASKTMQKVLLRAVQVATIDSTVLILGESGVGKEIIAKVIHQFSRRRNKPLIKVSVSAMPESLLESELFGYRAGAFTGALKSGKYGFVHAAAGGTLFLDEIGDVSPQTQVKLLRLIEEKEIYSVGSVSVEHIDIRFLAATNRDLQSLIKAGQFREDLFYRLNVVPIYIPPLRERVEDIYPLAEHFLTLISRSYKVEKQLTPSAVQALTDYTWPGNVRELYNIIERLVVLYPQKKITREHILEELSLKFQPMNTSTLATHAHDFRTIMNNFEKELIHQTLRQHNGNLQNAAAALGMHRTTLMRKIHRYNSIL; this comes from the coding sequence GTGAATAATTTAGTGACTTTTTTGACCGATAATGACAGACAATATGATTTGGCTCAAGAAACCGGAGTTTATCTTACAGATGGCTCCGCATACACCCTGGGGGTTAATAAAGCCTATGAGTTATTGTCCGAGATAGAGGAAAGAGAGGTCATCGGGCGGCATATGCAGAAGCTCGAAGAAGAAGGCTTTTATGACCGTTCCGTTACACTGCTCGTTCTGAAACACAAAGCTCCTATAACGATCGAACAAAAAATCCTGCGCACAGGTAAGCGTGTGGTCGTCACAGGAAATCCAATATTTAACCAGGTTGGCGACATAATTTTCGTGGCCACGACCGTATATCCGCGAGAGCTCTGCCCCCAAGTTATCGAGGGGGTGGAGAGTATGTTTCCCTTCTCACCAATCACCAATATAGTTGCTGCCAGCAAAACAATGCAAAAGGTCTTATTGCGGGCGGTCCAGGTTGCTACGATAGATTCGACTGTTTTGATTTTAGGGGAATCTGGAGTAGGTAAGGAAATAATCGCCAAGGTGATACACCAGTTTAGCCGCCGCAGAAATAAGCCTTTGATCAAAGTGAGTGTGAGTGCTATGCCGGAAAGTCTTTTAGAGTCTGAGTTATTTGGCTATCGGGCAGGTGCATTCACGGGGGCATTAAAATCTGGGAAATACGGTTTTGTTCATGCTGCAGCAGGCGGAACGCTTTTTCTTGATGAAATCGGCGATGTATCACCTCAAACTCAGGTCAAATTGCTCCGTCTAATCGAGGAAAAAGAAATATATTCCGTTGGGAGTGTTTCCGTTGAACATATAGATATAAGGTTTTTAGCTGCTACCAATCGCGATTTGCAGTCTCTGATCAAAGCCGGACAATTCCGCGAAGACCTCTTTTATCGCTTGAATGTCGTACCTATTTATATCCCACCTCTACGAGAGCGGGTCGAAGATATCTATCCCTTGGCGGAACATTTTTTAACATTGATATCACGTAGCTATAAAGTGGAAAAGCAATTGACTCCGTCAGCCGTCCAAGCACTGACGGACTATACCTGGCCTGGCAATGTACGAGAGCTCTATAATATTATTGAGCGTCTGGTCGTATTGTATCCTCAAAAAAAAATCACAAGAGAACATATATTGGAAGAATTATCCCTCAAATTCCAGCCCATGAATACGAGCACGCTAGCCACACATGCTCACGATTTCCGAACGATAATGAACAACTTCGAGAAAGAACTAATCCACCAGACACTCAGGCAGCATAATGGCAATCTGCAAAATGCGGCGGCTGCGCTGGGAATGCATCGAACAACGTTGATGAGAAAAATCCATCGGTACAATTCAATACTTTGA
- a CDS encoding 4Fe-4S dicluster domain-containing protein translates to MTHHLVKSGYTALIDRINRFPQGAPPSDTLYKILKVLFSEKDAALVSLLPIKPFTVEKAARIWKMKTSEAQKILDDLADRAILLDMEGDGEQIYVLPPPMAGFFEFSLMRIRKDIDQRTLSELFYQYLNVEDDFIKALFTEGETRLGRVFVHEPALSTGISLCVLDYERATEVIKTASCRGISICYCRHKMQHLDRDCNAPKEICMTFNAAASSLIKHGHARTVSMEECLDLLTIAYDQKLVQFGSNVREGVNFICNCCGCCCEAMIAARRFCLLHPVHTTNFLPEIHEGGCTGCGQCVNVCPVEAMSLVSANDPKKPKKKKSQLRNEICLGCGLCVRVCQENHIELKLRSQRVITPLDSIHQVVEMAIERGKLQNLIFDNQALFSHRAMAAILGVIFNLPPIKQAIAKRQMKSRCLETMVRRMNQND, encoded by the coding sequence ATGACCCATCACTTGGTAAAGTCGGGCTATACCGCTCTGATAGATCGTATTAATCGTTTTCCCCAGGGGGCGCCCCCATCGGATACGCTCTATAAAATCCTGAAGGTTCTCTTCAGCGAAAAAGATGCCGCCCTTGTATCTCTTCTTCCAATAAAACCATTCACAGTGGAGAAGGCTGCCCGTATTTGGAAGATGAAGACATCGGAGGCTCAGAAGATTTTAGATGATCTGGCGGATCGGGCAATTCTTCTTGATATGGAAGGCGATGGAGAACAAATCTATGTCCTTCCACCACCTATGGCCGGTTTTTTTGAGTTTTCTCTCATGCGCATCCGGAAAGATATCGATCAGCGCACATTAAGCGAACTTTTCTATCAGTATCTCAATGTGGAGGATGACTTTATAAAAGCTCTCTTTACGGAGGGAGAAACACGGTTGGGGCGTGTATTCGTTCACGAACCGGCCCTTTCTACCGGCATCAGCTTATGCGTTCTGGATTATGAACGGGCCACAGAGGTCATTAAAACGGCTTCCTGCAGGGGTATCAGCATCTGTTATTGCCGTCATAAAATGCAGCATCTCGACCGGGATTGCAACGCACCGAAGGAGATCTGCATGACCTTTAACGCGGCTGCAAGCTCTTTGATCAAACATGGTCATGCCCGGACGGTTAGTATGGAGGAATGTCTGGATTTACTCACTATCGCCTATGATCAAAAGCTGGTTCAGTTCGGTTCGAATGTCCGCGAAGGGGTCAATTTCATTTGCAATTGTTGCGGCTGCTGCTGTGAGGCCATGATCGCGGCCAGGCGTTTCTGCCTTCTGCATCCTGTTCATACGACAAATTTTCTGCCAGAGATTCATGAAGGAGGTTGTACGGGTTGCGGTCAGTGCGTAAACGTCTGCCCCGTGGAAGCCATGAGCCTTGTTTCGGCTAACGATCCCAAGAAGCCGAAAAAGAAAAAGTCCCAGTTGCGCAATGAAATCTGCCTGGGCTGTGGTCTGTGTGTACGAGTCTGTCAGGAAAATCACATTGAATTAAAATTACGTTCCCAGCGAGTCATAACACCGCTTGATTCCATCCATCAGGTTGTTGAAATGGCCATAGAAAGGGGAAAACTACAGAATCTTATATTCGATAATCAGGCCCTTTTCAGTCACAGGGCCATGGCGGCGATACTTGGTGTCATTTTTAATCTGCCTCCCATTAAACAAGCCATAGCGAAACGCCAAATGAAATCGAGATGCCTTGAAACCATGGTCAGACGAATGAATCAAAACGATTAA
- the rpsF gene encoding 30S ribosomal protein S6, with protein MRRYETLFIVQVDLPDDELSNLIERYSSIITAFKGTVVKTEKWGKRKLAYEIRKQTNGYYILIDFVGKSAVIEEMERNFKIDDKVLKFMTILKDDKVDLAKIEKEKLGEVPTDTPRVALKVESPETPVKSMEIERVKDSTSSESI; from the coding sequence TTGAGAAGATACGAAACCCTGTTTATTGTCCAAGTTGACCTACCCGACGACGAACTCAGCAATCTCATTGAACGATACAGCTCAATCATAACAGCTTTCAAGGGCACTGTCGTTAAAACCGAAAAATGGGGCAAAAGAAAATTAGCCTACGAAATCAGAAAACAAACAAACGGATACTATATCCTCATTGATTTTGTAGGAAAAAGCGCCGTCATCGAGGAAATGGAAAGAAATTTCAAAATCGATGACAAAGTTTTGAAATTCATGACAATATTGAAGGATGATAAAGTTGACCTGGCGAAGATAGAAAAAGAAAAACTGGGAGAAGTACCGACGGATACGCCGCGTGTGGCGCTGAAAGTGGAAAGCCCGGAAACTCCTGTGAAAAGTATGGAGATTGAAAGAGTCAAAGATTCCACGTCATCTGAATCCATTTAA